The Aureimonas mangrovi genome includes a region encoding these proteins:
- a CDS encoding MFS transporter, translating into MTTTMTSVPGGRPSSGARAALARPAVWGWISFDFAAQPFFTVVITFVFGPYFVSQLAPDPATGQTWWAGAGTVSALTVAVLAPILGAIADGAGPRKPFIAAFALVKIAALCLLWTAAPGSSLLAAATLVILATIAAELSIVLNDAMIPQLVPKEAVGVVSNVAWGIGYVGGLIALFATLFFLAASPSTGLTVAGLHPLFDLDPATGEGARATGPLSALWYLVFVLPMFLLVPDRAPPSLPARGAVRRGFDEFAGTLRELRARPALARFLIARLLYQDGVNGVLLLGGAFAAGLFGWSITESGVFGIMLVLAAIVGCGFAGVLDRYCGSKAVVMVSIVSLIVATVGIISTTTTSSLFGLLDFTGMQSAGGFFARPAEKVYLLFGGLIGIAFGPVQASSRSWLAQSVAVEEAGRWFGLYALTGRVTSFLAPLSVAVVTGIAASLTGPTTASRIGMAALIVFLVAGFLVLLTTRDPRRGEWDNASLSAGSDASRS; encoded by the coding sequence ATGACAACGACCATGACGAGCGTTCCGGGCGGCAGGCCGTCGTCCGGGGCGCGTGCGGCGCTTGCCAGACCGGCCGTCTGGGGCTGGATCAGCTTCGACTTTGCCGCGCAGCCCTTCTTCACCGTCGTCATCACCTTCGTCTTCGGACCCTATTTCGTCTCGCAACTCGCACCGGACCCGGCCACCGGGCAGACCTGGTGGGCGGGCGCGGGCACCGTCTCGGCGCTCACCGTCGCGGTGCTTGCACCGATCCTCGGCGCCATCGCCGACGGCGCCGGGCCGCGCAAGCCTTTCATCGCTGCCTTCGCGCTGGTGAAGATCGCCGCGCTTTGCCTCCTTTGGACGGCCGCGCCCGGCTCCAGTCTCCTCGCAGCCGCGACCCTAGTGATCCTCGCGACGATCGCGGCCGAGCTGTCCATCGTCCTCAACGACGCGATGATCCCGCAGCTCGTGCCGAAGGAGGCCGTGGGCGTCGTCTCGAATGTCGCCTGGGGCATCGGCTATGTCGGCGGGCTGATCGCGCTGTTCGCGACGCTCTTCTTTCTCGCAGCCTCCCCCAGCACCGGCCTGACGGTCGCGGGTCTGCATCCGCTCTTCGACCTCGATCCGGCGACGGGTGAAGGCGCACGGGCCACCGGGCCGCTTTCGGCCTTGTGGTATCTCGTCTTCGTGCTGCCGATGTTCCTCCTCGTGCCGGACCGCGCGCCCCCGAGCCTGCCTGCGAGGGGCGCCGTGCGGCGCGGCTTCGACGAGTTCGCCGGCACGCTGCGCGAGCTGCGCGCGCGCCCGGCGCTGGCACGCTTCCTGATCGCGCGCCTTCTGTACCAGGACGGCGTCAACGGCGTCCTGCTTCTGGGCGGCGCCTTCGCGGCCGGGCTTTTCGGGTGGTCGATCACGGAGAGCGGCGTCTTCGGCATCATGCTCGTCCTCGCCGCCATCGTCGGCTGCGGCTTCGCGGGCGTGCTCGATCGCTACTGCGGCTCCAAGGCGGTGGTGATGGTTTCGATCGTCAGCCTGATCGTCGCGACGGTCGGCATCATCTCGACCACCACGACGTCCTCGCTCTTCGGGCTGCTGGACTTCACCGGCATGCAGAGCGCCGGCGGCTTCTTCGCAAGGCCGGCGGAGAAGGTGTACCTCCTCTTCGGCGGGCTGATCGGCATCGCCTTCGGCCCGGTCCAGGCCTCGTCACGTTCCTGGCTCGCCCAGTCGGTCGCGGTGGAAGAGGCCGGCCGCTGGTTCGGGCTCTACGCGCTCACCGGCCGCGTCACGTCATTTCTCGCGCCGCTGTCGGTCGCGGTCGTCACCGGTATCGCGGCCAGCCTCACGGGCCCGACCACCGCCTCGCGCATCGGCATGGCGGCGCTGATCGTGTTCCTGGTCGCGGGCTTCCTCGTCCTTCTCACCACGCGCGACCCGCGCCGCGGCGAGTGGGACAACGCCTCGCTCAGTGCCGGAAGTGACGCATCCCGGTCATGA
- a CDS encoding NAD-glutamate dehydrogenase, which produces MATTPDKAQIIETVLREVPAGEARATLVPLLLARPPAEDLSAITPAALAIAAGRAAEALSRQKPGEAVVAVETPVGFAKGDETLQLVTVVTDDRAFLFDSVIAEIGETMPEVHYISHPILDVVRGADGAVKSFAAAHDTVPGANDRVSLMQIATGVPADPQAGARLAERIEAILRQIAAANDDFYAMRERTARAAFQLRRRAERVDTQGNRAEVEEAAAFLEWLTSDNFIFLGTREFAYEEEPEGRIMRRRPGSELGILRDPEVRVLRREGEDEGASAERQAFLEAPSPLIVAKANARSRVHRRVYMDYIGVKEYDREGRLCGELRIAGLFTAAAYTQPVLSIPYLRQKVQLVTMRFGLQPKSHSAKALANALETYSRDELFQIDVDLLERFVGIVLELGERPRVRVLPRVDPFDRFVSVLVFVPRERYDQRLREEIGVLLTQAYDGHVSAYYPSFPEGPLAQVHFIIGRTGGPTPTPEPAEIEARIVALSRSWADAYARAVARAGRSNELLSLAPGLPQGYREAVDPAEAVIDGGRIHALSKDAPLEVDFYRREGDPADLLRLKLYAYGAPLSLSTRVPILENMGFSVGAERTFEIARPDGSAVHLHDMDLARQGGGDIALSDAGAALEALYGAVGEGLIENDGFNALVLQAGLTWQEANVLRAYGRYLRQTGLAFTDAFLAATLLRHPALARALFDLFAAAFDPDAAREPAPPRSEEGEEDPLTARARERGAKAYRLTAEILAALDEVDSLDEDRVLRRFTQGVLATLRTNFYALGDPSAEAESRPGAVTPALAFKFDPHALDGLPQPVPFREIFVFDARVEGVHLRFGRVARGGLRWSDRSQDYRTEVLGLVKAQQVKNAVIVPVGAKGGFYPKRLPDASRRDAWFEAGRSAYVVFIASLLSITDNAVGEETVTPPRVLAHDGPDPYFVVAADKGTATFSDTANAIAQAEEFWLDDAFASGGSAGYDHKGMGITARGAWEAVKRHFREMDRDIQVEPFTVAGCGDMSGDVFGNGMLLSRQTKLVAAFDHRDIFIDPDPDPASSFAERERLFALPRSSWADYDKALLSKGGLIVSRREKRVRLPAEAAEAIGWDRREGTPAEIINAILKAPVDLLWFGGIGTYIRSSAESNADAGDRANDSVRVTGRDLRAKVVGEGANLGATQRGRIEFARAGGRINTDAIDNSAGVNTSDVEVNIKIALKGPMSDGRLPRDDRNALLSKMTGDVAALVLANNYQQTLALSLDEDNGAMRLPAQARLMTVLEDRGELSREVETLPSDAAIADLRAAGRGLTRPELAVLLAYGKIDLFDRILESDLPDDPYLGDRLHAYFPDAMRAEFAGEIDGHRLRREIVATALANDFVNRLGPAFAITFADAAGALPSRSVRAFVAASDGLGTGALYAAIDALDGTITSVAQFALYRATRSFLMQTTAWAVRNLPAGQSLSEAVAELRAACEALRPRVLELSSDRAREEYEARLAEHAGAGVPEAVAKEVALLPLLALVPDIVAVSRETGASRDQALSAYFGVTRHLRLGRVEGALRSLRPADYYEMLALERAGAQLSTARRALTAQALAQGGTAPADAWAEAGGEPLTRLRDQMLRMAGSGETSVARLGLAVGLLLDLSRENGVVS; this is translated from the coding sequence ATGGCGACGACACCGGACAAAGCGCAGATCATCGAGACGGTCCTTCGCGAGGTGCCGGCCGGGGAGGCACGCGCCACGCTCGTGCCGCTGCTGCTCGCCCGTCCGCCCGCCGAAGACCTGTCCGCCATCACGCCCGCTGCGCTCGCCATCGCCGCCGGGCGTGCTGCCGAGGCGCTGTCGCGCCAGAAGCCGGGCGAGGCGGTCGTCGCGGTCGAAACGCCCGTGGGTTTCGCCAAGGGCGACGAGACGTTGCAGCTCGTGACCGTCGTCACCGACGACCGCGCCTTCCTGTTCGATTCGGTGATCGCCGAGATCGGCGAGACGATGCCCGAGGTGCATTACATCTCGCACCCGATCCTCGACGTCGTGCGCGGGGCGGACGGCGCGGTGAAGAGCTTCGCCGCCGCGCACGACACGGTGCCCGGCGCCAACGATCGCGTCAGCCTCATGCAGATCGCCACCGGCGTGCCGGCGGACCCGCAGGCCGGCGCGCGCCTCGCGGAACGGATCGAGGCGATCCTGCGTCAGATCGCGGCGGCCAACGATGATTTCTACGCGATGCGCGAGCGCACGGCACGCGCCGCCTTCCAGCTCCGGCGCCGTGCGGAGCGCGTCGATACGCAGGGCAACCGCGCCGAGGTCGAGGAGGCGGCCGCCTTTCTCGAATGGCTGACCTCGGACAATTTCATCTTCCTCGGCACGCGCGAATTCGCCTACGAGGAGGAGCCGGAAGGGCGCATCATGCGCCGCCGGCCGGGCTCCGAGCTCGGGATCCTGCGCGACCCGGAGGTGCGCGTCCTGCGCCGCGAGGGGGAGGACGAGGGCGCCAGCGCCGAGCGCCAGGCCTTTCTGGAAGCGCCCTCGCCGCTGATCGTCGCCAAGGCCAACGCCCGTTCGCGCGTCCACCGGCGCGTCTACATGGATTACATCGGCGTCAAGGAATACGACCGCGAAGGCCGGCTCTGTGGCGAGCTGCGCATCGCTGGCCTGTTCACGGCCGCCGCCTACACCCAGCCCGTCCTGTCGATCCCCTATCTGCGCCAGAAGGTGCAGCTCGTCACGATGCGCTTCGGTCTGCAGCCGAAATCGCATTCGGCCAAGGCGCTCGCCAACGCCCTCGAGACCTATTCGCGCGACGAGCTCTTCCAGATCGACGTCGATCTTCTCGAGCGTTTCGTCGGCATCGTCCTCGAACTCGGCGAGCGTCCGCGCGTGCGCGTCCTGCCGCGGGTCGATCCGTTCGACCGTTTCGTCTCGGTTCTCGTCTTCGTCCCGCGCGAGCGCTACGACCAGCGTCTTCGCGAGGAGATCGGCGTCCTCCTGACGCAGGCCTATGACGGCCACGTCTCGGCCTACTACCCCTCCTTCCCCGAGGGTCCGCTCGCACAGGTCCACTTCATCATCGGGCGCACGGGCGGGCCGACGCCGACGCCCGAGCCGGCCGAAATCGAGGCGCGCATCGTCGCCCTGTCCCGCTCCTGGGCGGACGCCTATGCCCGCGCCGTCGCGCGGGCCGGGCGCTCGAACGAGCTTCTGTCCCTCGCGCCCGGCCTGCCGCAGGGCTACCGCGAGGCCGTGGACCCCGCGGAGGCGGTGATCGACGGCGGGCGCATCCACGCTCTGTCGAAGGACGCGCCGCTGGAGGTTGATTTCTACCGCCGCGAGGGCGATCCAGCCGATCTCCTGCGCCTCAAGCTCTACGCCTATGGCGCCCCGCTCTCGCTCTCGACACGCGTTCCGATCCTGGAGAACATGGGCTTCTCGGTCGGCGCCGAGCGCACCTTCGAGATCGCCCGGCCGGACGGCAGCGCCGTCCACCTGCACGACATGGATCTCGCCCGTCAGGGCGGCGGCGACATCGCTCTTTCGGACGCCGGGGCGGCTCTGGAAGCGCTTTACGGGGCGGTCGGCGAGGGGCTGATCGAGAACGACGGCTTCAACGCGCTCGTCCTCCAGGCCGGGCTCACATGGCAGGAGGCGAATGTCCTGCGCGCCTACGGGCGCTATCTGCGCCAGACGGGGCTCGCCTTCACCGACGCCTTCCTCGCCGCCACGCTCCTGCGCCACCCCGCGCTCGCCCGCGCGCTGTTCGATCTCTTCGCCGCCGCCTTCGACCCGGACGCGGCGCGCGAGCCGGCGCCGCCCCGCTCCGAGGAGGGCGAGGAGGACCCGCTCACCGCCCGCGCCCGCGAGCGCGGCGCGAAGGCTTATCGCCTGACGGCGGAGATCCTTGCCGCGCTCGACGAGGTGGACAGTCTCGACGAGGACCGCGTGCTGCGCCGTTTCACGCAAGGCGTGCTGGCGACGCTGCGCACCAATTTCTACGCGCTGGGCGATCCGTCGGCCGAGGCCGAGTCGCGCCCCGGCGCCGTGACGCCCGCGCTTGCCTTCAAGTTCGATCCCCACGCGCTGGACGGCCTGCCGCAGCCTGTGCCCTTCCGCGAGATCTTCGTCTTCGACGCGCGTGTCGAAGGCGTCCATCTGCGCTTCGGGCGCGTCGCGCGCGGCGGCCTCCGCTGGTCGGACCGCAGCCAGGACTATCGCACCGAAGTGCTCGGCCTCGTGAAGGCGCAGCAGGTCAAGAACGCGGTGATCGTGCCGGTCGGCGCCAAGGGCGGCTTCTACCCGAAGCGCCTGCCGGACGCATCGCGCCGCGACGCCTGGTTCGAGGCCGGCCGCTCGGCCTATGTCGTCTTCATCGCTTCGCTCCTGTCGATCACCGACAATGCGGTCGGCGAGGAAACCGTCACGCCGCCCCGCGTCCTCGCTCATGACGGCCCGGACCCCTATTTCGTCGTCGCCGCCGACAAGGGCACGGCGACCTTCTCCGACACGGCCAACGCCATCGCGCAGGCCGAGGAGTTCTGGCTCGACGACGCCTTTGCCTCCGGCGGGTCGGCCGGTTACGACCACAAGGGCATGGGCATTACGGCGCGCGGCGCGTGGGAGGCGGTGAAACGCCACTTCCGCGAGATGGACCGCGACATTCAGGTCGAGCCCTTCACGGTCGCGGGCTGCGGAGACATGTCGGGCGACGTCTTCGGCAACGGCATGCTGCTGTCGCGCCAGACGAAGCTCGTCGCCGCCTTCGATCATCGCGACATCTTCATCGATCCCGATCCGGACCCGGCGTCCTCCTTCGCCGAGCGCGAGCGGCTCTTCGCCCTGCCGCGCTCCTCCTGGGCCGACTATGACAAGGCGCTTCTCTCGAAGGGCGGGCTGATCGTCTCCCGGCGCGAGAAGCGCGTGCGCCTGCCGGCGGAAGCGGCCGAAGCCATCGGCTGGGATCGCCGAGAGGGCACGCCTGCCGAGATCATCAATGCCATCCTGAAGGCGCCGGTGGACCTTCTCTGGTTCGGCGGCATCGGCACCTACATCCGTTCCAGCGCCGAATCGAACGCCGACGCGGGAGACCGCGCCAACGATTCGGTGCGCGTCACCGGCCGCGATCTGCGCGCCAAGGTGGTGGGTGAGGGTGCCAATCTCGGCGCCACGCAGCGCGGCCGCATCGAGTTCGCGCGGGCGGGCGGGCGCATCAACACGGACGCGATCGACAATTCGGCCGGCGTCAACACGTCGGACGTCGAGGTCAACATCAAGATCGCGCTGAAGGGCCCCATGAGCGATGGCCGCCTGCCGCGCGACGATCGCAACGCACTGCTCTCGAAGATGACCGGGGACGTCGCCGCGCTCGTCCTCGCCAACAACTACCAGCAGACGCTTGCCCTCTCGCTGGACGAAGACAATGGCGCAATGCGCCTGCCCGCCCAGGCCAGGCTGATGACGGTTCTGGAAGACCGCGGCGAACTCTCGCGGGAGGTGGAGACGCTGCCGTCCGACGCGGCCATCGCCGATCTGCGCGCGGCCGGGCGGGGGCTGACGCGCCCCGAACTCGCCGTCCTCCTCGCCTACGGCAAGATCGATCTCTTCGACCGCATCCTGGAAAGCGACCTACCGGACGATCCGTATCTGGGCGATCGGCTGCACGCCTATTTCCCTGATGCGATGCGGGCGGAGTTCGCCGGCGAGATCGACGGCCACCGCCTGCGCCGGGAGATCGTGGCCACGGCGCTCGCCAACGATTTCGTCAACCGCCTCGGTCCCGCCTTCGCGATCACCTTCGCCGATGCGGCGGGCGCGCTGCCCTCACGCTCCGTGCGCGCCTTCGTCGCCGCCTCGGACGGCCTCGGCACGGGCGCGCTCTATGCCGCGATCGACGCGTTGGACGGAACGATCACGAGTGTGGCGCAGTTCGCGCTCTATCGCGCCACCCGCAGCTTCCTGATGCAGACCACCGCCTGGGCCGTCCGCAACCTGCCGGCCGGCCAGTCGCTTTCGGAAGCGGTCGCCGAGCTTCGCGCGGCCTGCGAAGCGCTCCGGCCGCGTGTCCTCGAACTTTCCAGCGACCGCGCCCGCGAGGAATACGAGGCGCGCCTCGCCGAGCATGCCGGCGCCGGCGTTCCCGAAGCGGTGGCAAAGGAAGTCGCGCTCCTGCCGCTCCTCGCCCTCGTGCCGGACATCGTCGCCGTTTCACGTGAAACGGGGGCCAGTCGCGACCAGGCGCTTTCGGCCTATTTCGGCGTCACGCGGCATCTGCGGCTCGGCCGCGTCGAGGGCGCACTGCGCTCGCTGCGCCCTGCGGACTATTACGAGATGCTGGCGCTGGAGCGAGCCGGCGCGCAGCTCTCCACCGCACGCCGGGCGCTGACGGCGCAGGCTCTCGCGCAGGGCGGCACGGCACCGGCCGACGCCTGGGCAGAAGCCGGCGGCGAACCGTTGACGCGCCTGCGCGACCAGATGCTGCGCATGGCGGGCTCGGGGGAGACGTCGGTCGCGCGGCTCGGCCTCGCCGTCGGCCTGCTCCTCGACCTGTCGCGCGAAAATGGCGTAGTGTCCTGA
- the pdxY gene encoding pyridoxal kinase PdxY, with the protein MMAQGSDSAPPDRGAVISISSHVARGTVGNRAAVFALETLGHPVWSVPTVTLPWHPGHGPATRIVPDDAAFSAFLDDLAGAPWLGEVSAVLTGYFGSPRQIEPAARLIEAVRAARPDAIFICDPVIGDGAEAGGRLYQPAETMEAIRDRLLPLADIATPNRFELELITGLELSSNAHLIEAAASLGPGRVMITSAFPLLRGGIGNLLTDGQEAILAEHRRIDGAPNGLGDLTAAVFLARTLAGLPAEKALQSTTAAVYEILARTTKRGADELTLETDADSLKTPMAMVQMRRLAMPGGRRA; encoded by the coding sequence ATGATGGCTCAGGGCTCCGACAGCGCGCCGCCCGACCGCGGGGCGGTGATCTCGATCTCCAGCCATGTGGCGCGCGGCACGGTGGGCAACCGCGCAGCCGTCTTCGCGCTGGAAACGCTCGGCCATCCGGTCTGGTCGGTGCCGACCGTCACCCTGCCTTGGCACCCCGGCCACGGCCCGGCGACGCGCATCGTGCCCGACGATGCGGCCTTTTCGGCCTTTCTCGACGATCTTGCCGGCGCGCCGTGGCTCGGCGAGGTTTCGGCCGTCCTGACGGGATATTTCGGCTCGCCGCGCCAGATCGAGCCGGCGGCGCGGCTGATCGAGGCGGTGCGCGCGGCGCGGCCGGACGCGATCTTCATCTGCGATCCGGTGATCGGCGACGGCGCGGAAGCGGGCGGACGGCTCTACCAGCCGGCGGAGACGATGGAGGCGATCCGCGACCGGCTCCTGCCGCTCGCCGACATCGCGACGCCCAACCGCTTCGAACTGGAGCTCATCACCGGGCTGGAGCTGTCGTCGAACGCGCATCTGATCGAGGCGGCGGCCTCTCTGGGCCCGGGCCGGGTGATGATCACCTCGGCCTTCCCGCTCCTGCGCGGGGGCATCGGCAATCTCCTCACCGATGGACAGGAGGCGATTCTCGCCGAGCACCGGCGCATCGACGGCGCGCCGAACGGTCTCGGAGACCTGACGGCGGCGGTCTTCCTGGCACGCACCCTCGCCGGGCTTCCGGCCGAAAAGGCACTGCAATCGACGACGGCGGCAGTCTACGAGATCCTGGCGCGCACCACCAAGCGCGGCGCCGACGAACTGACGCTCGAGACCGACGCGGACAGCCTGAAGACGCCGATGGCGATGGTGCAGATGCGGCGCCTCGCCATGCCGGGCGGCCGGCGCGCTTGA
- a CDS encoding DUF429 domain-containing protein, giving the protein MTAERTLAGVDGCRAGWLAAIEHPGKAPSIAVFTRFADLLAALPDDALIAVDMPIGLPERIDGPGRAAEKAARPHLAMRQSSVFSIPARAAVELWPGLFHDELHRRESHAAASALARTLSDPPRGVSIQGYMLFGKILEIDALLRESPALTERVIESHPEMAFRAMNGGVPAMRPKKVKNRPNPDGLDEREALLAVAGISRAAFAHVPPGTGRDDLLDALAMLVTARRHAQGLAVSYPDPPDRDAHGLPIAIRA; this is encoded by the coding sequence TTGACGGCCGAGCGGACGCTGGCGGGCGTCGACGGCTGCCGTGCCGGCTGGCTTGCGGCGATCGAGCATCCCGGCAAGGCGCCCTCCATCGCCGTCTTCACCCGCTTTGCCGATCTTCTGGCAGCCCTGCCGGACGATGCCCTCATCGCCGTCGACATGCCGATCGGCCTGCCGGAGCGCATCGACGGCCCCGGCAGGGCTGCCGAGAAGGCGGCGCGGCCGCATCTGGCCATGCGCCAGTCGAGCGTCTTTTCCATCCCGGCGCGCGCCGCCGTCGAGCTCTGGCCCGGCCTCTTCCACGACGAACTGCACCGGCGCGAAAGCCACGCCGCGGCCAGCGCGCTGGCGCGCACGCTCTCCGACCCGCCGCGCGGTGTCTCGATCCAGGGTTACATGCTGTTCGGCAAGATCCTCGAGATCGACGCGTTGCTGCGCGAAAGCCCGGCGCTCACGGAGCGGGTGATCGAGAGTCACCCCGAGATGGCCTTCCGGGCGATGAACGGCGGCGTGCCGGCAATGCGGCCGAAGAAGGTGAAGAACCGGCCGAACCCGGACGGCCTCGACGAGCGCGAGGCGCTGCTGGCGGTGGCGGGCATATCGCGCGCCGCCTTTGCGCACGTTCCGCCCGGCACAGGCCGCGACGACCTTCTCGACGCGCTGGCGATGCTGGTGACGGCGCGCCGCCATGCTCAAGGTCTCGCCGTATCCTACCCCGACCCGCCCGACCGCGACGCCCACGGCCTGCCGATCGCCATCCGGGCGTGA
- a CDS encoding carbonic anhydrase produces the protein MLLPDHLLAGYKSFIEGRYLAETQTYRALARDGQAPETMIVACCDSRAAPETIFGSAPGELFVVRNVANLVPPYEPDGDFHGTSAALEFAVVALKVKHIVVMGHGRCGGIQAALTQDFEPLSQSDFIGKWMSLVRPAAETVGASEFMTTSERQTAMERISIRHSLANLRAFPDIAEREAAGTLTLHGAWFDISSGELWAMNPATGDFERPLIEGADAN, from the coding sequence ATGCTTCTGCCCGACCATCTCCTCGCCGGCTACAAGAGCTTCATAGAAGGGCGATACCTCGCCGAGACGCAGACGTACCGGGCCCTGGCGCGCGACGGGCAGGCGCCCGAGACGATGATCGTCGCCTGCTGCGATTCGCGCGCGGCGCCCGAGACGATCTTCGGCTCGGCGCCGGGCGAATTGTTCGTCGTGCGCAACGTCGCCAACCTCGTGCCGCCCTACGAGCCGGACGGAGACTTCCACGGCACCTCGGCCGCGCTGGAATTCGCGGTCGTGGCGCTGAAGGTGAAGCACATCGTCGTCATGGGACACGGGCGCTGCGGCGGTATTCAGGCGGCGCTGACGCAGGACTTCGAACCATTGTCGCAGAGCGATTTCATCGGCAAGTGGATGAGCCTCGTGCGCCCGGCCGCCGAGACGGTGGGCGCCAGCGAGTTCATGACCACGAGCGAGCGCCAGACAGCGATGGAGCGCATCTCCATCCGCCACTCGCTCGCCAATCTTCGCGCCTTCCCCGACATCGCCGAGCGCGAGGCGGCCGGAACGCTGACCCTTCACGGGGCCTGGTTCGACATCTCGTCCGGCGAATTGTGGGCGATGAACCCGGCGACGGGCGATTTCGAGCGCCCGCTGATCGAGGGCGCCGACGCGAACTGA
- a CDS encoding protease inhibitor Inh/omp19 family protein, whose protein sequence is MMHWTKTGAALAAMMALAGCQQSVPTLGGGNVGGPAPLSPAPRGQVYSNQLPPPPPPPASSQTIQPVLNPDGTAVNGTTTPGAAPTQTASAAPVTREGLVGAWRVSSGGGNCQIFMALTQWSGGYRAASRGCPGQVADVSAWDVSGSQVVLRSNSGDTVATLNNAGGTRYEGTTTGGQPISLYR, encoded by the coding sequence ATGATGCATTGGACGAAGACCGGCGCGGCACTCGCCGCGATGATGGCGCTGGCAGGGTGCCAGCAGAGCGTACCGACGCTCGGCGGTGGCAATGTCGGCGGGCCCGCCCCGCTGAGCCCCGCGCCGCGCGGTCAGGTCTATTCCAACCAGCTTCCGCCCCCGCCCCCGCCGCCGGCCTCCTCGCAGACGATCCAGCCGGTCCTGAACCCCGACGGCACCGCCGTAAACGGCACGACCACGCCGGGTGCGGCGCCGACGCAGACCGCCTCGGCCGCACCGGTGACGCGCGAAGGGCTCGTGGGCGCCTGGCGCGTCTCCTCGGGCGGCGGCAACTGCCAGATCTTCATGGCGCTGACCCAGTGGAGCGGCGGCTACCGCGCCGCCTCGCGCGGCTGCCCCGGCCAGGTGGCCGACGTCTCCGCCTGGGACGTCTCGGGAAGCCAGGTGGTGCTGCGCTCCAACTCGGGCGACACGGTCGCGACCCTCAACAATGCCGGCGGCACCCGCTACGAGGGGACGACGACGGGGGGCCAGCCCATCTCCCTCTACCGGTAA
- the zapE gene encoding cell division protein ZapE: MAHESYGAARPERGAVRAAIEAKVHAGALDPDPVQQALADRLDALERELRSASLSTKKSALGWLFGRRESAPVPRGVYVYGKVGRGKSMLMDLFFEKSAEPRKRRVHFHAFMGEVQERIAAHRAAVKAGKASGDDPIGPVAKAVAAETRLLCFDEFTVTDIADAMILSRLFEALFAEGIVLVATSNVAPDDLYKDGLNRPLFLPFVAVLKAHTDVFEVDAPTDYRLQTLGGDDLYLSPLSEATSAAFKGLWRSVLGSAHEAPETLSMKGRGLAVPRAGAGAARFAARELLEESLGAADFLAIAARFDTVFVDDLPRLEGRNEAKRFILLVDTLYDAGRRIVIRAQAPADELFAGRKGTTEAFEFDRTVSRLIEMRSDDYGARWGARRGAPSAGADEGRVGAEI, from the coding sequence ATGGCACATGAGAGCTATGGGGCGGCGCGGCCCGAGCGCGGGGCCGTGCGCGCCGCCATCGAGGCGAAGGTGCACGCCGGTGCCCTCGACCCGGACCCCGTGCAGCAGGCCCTCGCCGACCGGCTCGACGCGCTGGAGCGCGAGCTGCGAAGCGCCTCCCTCTCCACCAAGAAGAGCGCGCTCGGCTGGCTGTTCGGCAGGCGCGAGAGCGCGCCGGTGCCGCGCGGCGTCTACGTCTACGGCAAGGTCGGGCGCGGCAAGTCCATGCTGATGGACCTGTTCTTCGAAAAGAGCGCCGAGCCGCGAAAGCGCCGCGTCCACTTCCACGCCTTCATGGGCGAGGTGCAGGAGCGCATCGCGGCCCATCGCGCCGCCGTGAAGGCGGGCAAGGCGAGCGGCGACGATCCGATCGGCCCCGTCGCCAAAGCCGTGGCCGCCGAGACGCGGCTCCTGTGCTTCGACGAATTCACCGTCACCGACATCGCCGACGCGATGATCCTCTCGCGCCTGTTCGAGGCCCTGTTCGCCGAGGGGATCGTGCTCGTCGCGACCTCCAACGTGGCGCCCGACGACCTTTACAAGGACGGTCTCAACCGGCCGCTCTTCCTGCCCTTCGTCGCCGTCCTGAAGGCGCACACGGACGTCTTCGAGGTCGACGCGCCGACGGACTACCGCCTGCAGACGCTGGGCGGCGACGATCTCTATCTCTCGCCGTTGTCGGAGGCGACGTCGGCTGCCTTCAAGGGGCTTTGGCGTTCCGTGCTCGGCAGCGCGCACGAGGCGCCCGAGACGCTGTCCATGAAGGGGCGCGGCCTCGCCGTGCCGCGCGCAGGCGCGGGGGCCGCGCGCTTCGCCGCGCGCGAACTCCTCGAAGAATCGCTCGGCGCGGCCGACTTCCTCGCCATCGCGGCGCGCTTCGACACGGTGTTCGTGGACGACCTGCCTCGCCTGGAAGGGCGCAACGAGGCCAAGCGATTCATCCTCCTCGTCGACACGCTCTACGATGCCGGCCGGCGGATCGTGATCCGCGCGCAGGCTCCGGCCGACGAGCTGTTCGCCGGACGCAAGGGCACGACAGAGGCCTTCGAGTTCGACCGGACCGTCTCGCGCCTGATCGAGATGCGCTCGGACGATTACGGCGCGCGCTGGGGGGCGAGGCGCGGGGCGCCGAGCGCAGGCGCCGACGAAGGGCGCGTCGGCGCCGAGATCTGA